A section of the Tamandua tetradactyla isolate mTamTet1 chromosome 4, mTamTet1.pri, whole genome shotgun sequence genome encodes:
- the LOC143680935 gene encoding uncharacterized protein LOC143680935 isoform X3, whose translation MLSCCFGRAVGSGTRKPRKETFCNRCRRWLNPPPRRRSLLARVFRRPQGTNVSAAQNDQQDTRSVRAWEKFMKRMAVAVAEGDQSYASLLVLNYRGFFTIQQVLDRVSNRYASSCNWPDRDGGGQEGLKNIFSCLLLTWLQDIPSDFDEPPHFSSLKELVSFAQVVLPGSALESQAQDRLFWLERSVASETQTQGLVPLMAAKMVSDADLKAPVAAPAMPPADVEPPWHLTVLTSTPEREAALRPPALPPSEAVSSPDQELRLEMSPALPAEQAVFLRPPQLPPSGPKPVAPVNLTPAAAPPEAPTEQQEADRVPLAVRSVELQSAPGVTPPGDHCCSSRGHREQGLREGKAPILAFPARLQAEQLSQIDVGYKYISRLECIQEGYTCTNFCNMEELKAWFGAVYQLRESECYHLSREREPLALLASNTLDAPILRDAVKPRSAGPQEFSAEPSCSGASLPSVCIQLRCDLSSGVAALSLPGCEADASQAHSEMSVGLMSTCPDGQEKQESADIFLNLCLFVLFYFCFIVIFFQFFCY comes from the exons ATGTTGTCGTGTTGCTTTGGCAGAGCAGTAGGATCTGGCACGAGAAAACCAAGGAAGGAGACCTTTTGCAACAGATGTAGGCGCTGGCTGAACCCTCCACCTCGCCGCCGCAGTCTGTTGGCCAGGGTGTTCAGGAGG CCTCAGGGTACAAACGTGTCAGCAGCCCAGAATGACCAGCAGGACACCCGCAGCGTGAGAGCCTGGGAAAAGTTCATGAAGCGCATGGCGGTAGCTGTTGCAGAGGGCGACCAGTCCTATGCATCCCTCCTCGTGTTAAATTACCGGGGCTTCTTCACCATCCAGCAGGTCCTGGACCGGGTGTCCAACAG GTATGCAAGCAGCTGCAATTGGCCAGACAGGGATGGAGGAGGCCAGGAGGGACTGAAAAA CATcttctcctgcctcctgctgACCTGGCTCCAGGACATTCCTAGTGATTTCGATGAGCCCCCGCACTTTTCGAGCCTGAAGGAACTGGTGTCCTTCGCGCAGGTGGTGCTGCCTGGGTCTGCCCTGGAGAGCCAGGCCCAGGACCGCCTCTTTTGGCTGGAGCGCTCAGTGGCCAGTGAGACCCAGACACAGG GGCTAGTTCCATTGATGGCAGCCAAAATGGTGTCAGATGCAGACCTGAAGGCACCTGTGGCAGCACCTGCAATGCCACCTGCTGATGTGGAGCCACCGTGGCATCTGACAGTCCTCACTTCAACTCCGGAGAGGGAGGCAGCTCTGAGGCCACCTGCCTTGCCACCTTCGGAGGCTGTCTCATCCCCCGATCAGGAGCTGAGGCTGGAGATGTCACCCGCTTTACCAGCAGAGCAGGCGGTGTTTCTGAGGCCACCTCAGCTACCACCCTCAGGCCCAAAGCCTGTGGCTCCTGTGAATCTGACACCTGCTGCCGCACCACCTGAGGCACCCACTGAGCAGCAGGAAGCAGACCGGGTGCCACTTGCAGTGCGATCTGTGGAGCTGCAGTCAGCGCCAGGTGTCACTCCACCAGGAGATCATTGTTGCTCGTCACGTGGGCACCGAGAGCAGGGGCTGAGAGAGGGGAAGGCCCCCATCTTGGCGTTCCCTGCCCGGCTGCAGGCAGAGCAGCTCAGCCAGATCGATGTG GGATACAAGTACATTTCCCGGCTCGAGTGCATCCAGGAGGGATACACCTGCACGAACTTTTGCAACATGGAGGAATTGAAGGCCTGGTTTGGGGCTGTGTATCAACTGAGGGAATCTGAGTG CTACCACCTGTCTCGTGAACGGGAGCCTCTGGCCCTGTTGGCCAGCAACACACTCGATGCCCCAATCCTCCGCGATGCTGTCAAGCCTCGGAGTGCAGG GCCCCAGGAGTTCAGCGCTGAGCCCAGCTGCAGCGGCGCCTCCCTGCCCAGTGTCTGCATCCAGCTTCGGTGTGACCTCAGCAGTGGAGTGGCAGCTCTTTCACTCCCCGGATGTGAGGCAGATGCCTCCCAGGCTCACTCGGAAATGAGTGTGGGCCTCATGTCCACATGCCCTGATGGCCAGGAGAAGCAGGAGTCtgctgatatttttttaaatttatgtttatttgttttattttatttttgttttattgttattttctttcagtttttttgttattaa
- the LOC143680935 gene encoding uncharacterized protein LOC143680935 isoform X1: MLSCCFGRAVGSGTRKPRKETFCNRCRRWLNPPPRRRSLLARVFRRPQGTNVSAAQNDQQDTRSVRAWEKFMKRMAVAVAEGDQSYASLLVLNYRGFFTIQQVLDRVSNRYASSCNWPDRDGGGQEGLKNIFSCLLLTWLQDIPSDFDEPPHFSSLKELVSFAQVVLPGSALESQAQDRLFWLERSVASETQTQGLVPLMAAKMVSDADLKAPVAAPAMPPADVEPPWHLTVLTSTPEREAALRPPALPPSEAVSSPDQELRLEMSPALPAEQAVFLRPPQLPPSGPKPVAPVNLTPAAAPPEAPTEQQEADRVPLAVRSVELQSAPGVTPPGDHCCSSRGHREQGLREGKAPILAFPARLQAEQLSQIDVPTVSHLWTFLLELASLQLAPMDSQEGRWIHYQIGLKGYKYISRLECIQEGYTCTNFCNMEELKAWFGAVYQLRESECYHLSREREPLALLASNTLDAPILRDAVKPRSAGPQEFSAEPSCSGASLPSVCIQLRCDLSSGVAALSLPGCEADASQAHSEMSVGLMSTCPDGQEKQESADIFLNLCLFVLFYFCFIVIFFQFFCY, translated from the exons ATGTTGTCGTGTTGCTTTGGCAGAGCAGTAGGATCTGGCACGAGAAAACCAAGGAAGGAGACCTTTTGCAACAGATGTAGGCGCTGGCTGAACCCTCCACCTCGCCGCCGCAGTCTGTTGGCCAGGGTGTTCAGGAGG CCTCAGGGTACAAACGTGTCAGCAGCCCAGAATGACCAGCAGGACACCCGCAGCGTGAGAGCCTGGGAAAAGTTCATGAAGCGCATGGCGGTAGCTGTTGCAGAGGGCGACCAGTCCTATGCATCCCTCCTCGTGTTAAATTACCGGGGCTTCTTCACCATCCAGCAGGTCCTGGACCGGGTGTCCAACAG GTATGCAAGCAGCTGCAATTGGCCAGACAGGGATGGAGGAGGCCAGGAGGGACTGAAAAA CATcttctcctgcctcctgctgACCTGGCTCCAGGACATTCCTAGTGATTTCGATGAGCCCCCGCACTTTTCGAGCCTGAAGGAACTGGTGTCCTTCGCGCAGGTGGTGCTGCCTGGGTCTGCCCTGGAGAGCCAGGCCCAGGACCGCCTCTTTTGGCTGGAGCGCTCAGTGGCCAGTGAGACCCAGACACAGG GGCTAGTTCCATTGATGGCAGCCAAAATGGTGTCAGATGCAGACCTGAAGGCACCTGTGGCAGCACCTGCAATGCCACCTGCTGATGTGGAGCCACCGTGGCATCTGACAGTCCTCACTTCAACTCCGGAGAGGGAGGCAGCTCTGAGGCCACCTGCCTTGCCACCTTCGGAGGCTGTCTCATCCCCCGATCAGGAGCTGAGGCTGGAGATGTCACCCGCTTTACCAGCAGAGCAGGCGGTGTTTCTGAGGCCACCTCAGCTACCACCCTCAGGCCCAAAGCCTGTGGCTCCTGTGAATCTGACACCTGCTGCCGCACCACCTGAGGCACCCACTGAGCAGCAGGAAGCAGACCGGGTGCCACTTGCAGTGCGATCTGTGGAGCTGCAGTCAGCGCCAGGTGTCACTCCACCAGGAGATCATTGTTGCTCGTCACGTGGGCACCGAGAGCAGGGGCTGAGAGAGGGGAAGGCCCCCATCTTGGCGTTCCCTGCCCGGCTGCAGGCAGAGCAGCTCAGCCAGATCGATGTG CCCACCGTTTCCCACCTGTGGACGTTCCTGTTAGAGCTGGCCTCCCTTCAGTTAGCTCCCATGGACTCTCAGGAA GGGAGATGGATACATTACCAAATAGGACTGAAG GGATACAAGTACATTTCCCGGCTCGAGTGCATCCAGGAGGGATACACCTGCACGAACTTTTGCAACATGGAGGAATTGAAGGCCTGGTTTGGGGCTGTGTATCAACTGAGGGAATCTGAGTG CTACCACCTGTCTCGTGAACGGGAGCCTCTGGCCCTGTTGGCCAGCAACACACTCGATGCCCCAATCCTCCGCGATGCTGTCAAGCCTCGGAGTGCAGG GCCCCAGGAGTTCAGCGCTGAGCCCAGCTGCAGCGGCGCCTCCCTGCCCAGTGTCTGCATCCAGCTTCGGTGTGACCTCAGCAGTGGAGTGGCAGCTCTTTCACTCCCCGGATGTGAGGCAGATGCCTCCCAGGCTCACTCGGAAATGAGTGTGGGCCTCATGTCCACATGCCCTGATGGCCAGGAGAAGCAGGAGTCtgctgatatttttttaaatttatgtttatttgttttattttatttttgttttattgttattttctttcagtttttttgttattaa
- the LOC143680935 gene encoding uncharacterized protein LOC143680935 isoform X2: MLSCCFGRAVGSGTRKPRKETFCNRCRRWLNPPPRRRSLLARVFRRPQGTNVSAAQNDQQDTRSVRAWEKFMKRMAVAVAEGDQSYASLLVLNYRGFFTIQQVLDRVSNRYASSCNWPDRDGGGQEGLKNIFSCLLLTWLQDIPSDFDEPPHFSSLKELVSFAQVVLPGSALESQAQDRLFWLERSVASETQTQGLVPLMAAKMVSDADLKAPVAAPAMPPADVEPPWHLTVLTSTPEREAALRPPALPPSEAVSSPDQELRLEMSPALPAEQAVFLRPPQLPPSGPKPVAPVNLTPAAAPPEAPTEQQEADRVPLAVRSVELQSAPGVTPPGDHCCSSRGHREQGLREGKAPILAFPARLQAEQLSQIDVPTVSHLWTFLLELASLQLAPMDSQEGYKYISRLECIQEGYTCTNFCNMEELKAWFGAVYQLRESECYHLSREREPLALLASNTLDAPILRDAVKPRSAGPQEFSAEPSCSGASLPSVCIQLRCDLSSGVAALSLPGCEADASQAHSEMSVGLMSTCPDGQEKQESADIFLNLCLFVLFYFCFIVIFFQFFCY; this comes from the exons ATGTTGTCGTGTTGCTTTGGCAGAGCAGTAGGATCTGGCACGAGAAAACCAAGGAAGGAGACCTTTTGCAACAGATGTAGGCGCTGGCTGAACCCTCCACCTCGCCGCCGCAGTCTGTTGGCCAGGGTGTTCAGGAGG CCTCAGGGTACAAACGTGTCAGCAGCCCAGAATGACCAGCAGGACACCCGCAGCGTGAGAGCCTGGGAAAAGTTCATGAAGCGCATGGCGGTAGCTGTTGCAGAGGGCGACCAGTCCTATGCATCCCTCCTCGTGTTAAATTACCGGGGCTTCTTCACCATCCAGCAGGTCCTGGACCGGGTGTCCAACAG GTATGCAAGCAGCTGCAATTGGCCAGACAGGGATGGAGGAGGCCAGGAGGGACTGAAAAA CATcttctcctgcctcctgctgACCTGGCTCCAGGACATTCCTAGTGATTTCGATGAGCCCCCGCACTTTTCGAGCCTGAAGGAACTGGTGTCCTTCGCGCAGGTGGTGCTGCCTGGGTCTGCCCTGGAGAGCCAGGCCCAGGACCGCCTCTTTTGGCTGGAGCGCTCAGTGGCCAGTGAGACCCAGACACAGG GGCTAGTTCCATTGATGGCAGCCAAAATGGTGTCAGATGCAGACCTGAAGGCACCTGTGGCAGCACCTGCAATGCCACCTGCTGATGTGGAGCCACCGTGGCATCTGACAGTCCTCACTTCAACTCCGGAGAGGGAGGCAGCTCTGAGGCCACCTGCCTTGCCACCTTCGGAGGCTGTCTCATCCCCCGATCAGGAGCTGAGGCTGGAGATGTCACCCGCTTTACCAGCAGAGCAGGCGGTGTTTCTGAGGCCACCTCAGCTACCACCCTCAGGCCCAAAGCCTGTGGCTCCTGTGAATCTGACACCTGCTGCCGCACCACCTGAGGCACCCACTGAGCAGCAGGAAGCAGACCGGGTGCCACTTGCAGTGCGATCTGTGGAGCTGCAGTCAGCGCCAGGTGTCACTCCACCAGGAGATCATTGTTGCTCGTCACGTGGGCACCGAGAGCAGGGGCTGAGAGAGGGGAAGGCCCCCATCTTGGCGTTCCCTGCCCGGCTGCAGGCAGAGCAGCTCAGCCAGATCGATGTG CCCACCGTTTCCCACCTGTGGACGTTCCTGTTAGAGCTGGCCTCCCTTCAGTTAGCTCCCATGGACTCTCAGGAA GGATACAAGTACATTTCCCGGCTCGAGTGCATCCAGGAGGGATACACCTGCACGAACTTTTGCAACATGGAGGAATTGAAGGCCTGGTTTGGGGCTGTGTATCAACTGAGGGAATCTGAGTG CTACCACCTGTCTCGTGAACGGGAGCCTCTGGCCCTGTTGGCCAGCAACACACTCGATGCCCCAATCCTCCGCGATGCTGTCAAGCCTCGGAGTGCAGG GCCCCAGGAGTTCAGCGCTGAGCCCAGCTGCAGCGGCGCCTCCCTGCCCAGTGTCTGCATCCAGCTTCGGTGTGACCTCAGCAGTGGAGTGGCAGCTCTTTCACTCCCCGGATGTGAGGCAGATGCCTCCCAGGCTCACTCGGAAATGAGTGTGGGCCTCATGTCCACATGCCCTGATGGCCAGGAGAAGCAGGAGTCtgctgatatttttttaaatttatgtttatttgttttattttatttttgttttattgttattttctttcagtttttttgttattaa